ATGTTTAAGGTGAACTAACTTACATTGCCACAAGCCTTGTTGCCAAGGTCCCAAAGCGGTCGAAGATGAAGCCAATGGGCAACGTCATAAAGTTATTCAGGAAGGAAGCAACGGTGAAGACCAAGGCGAATTTTTCATCTTGCCGACTGCAGTCTGTGCACAATGGGTCATCATGTGTTAGTTAGTTACAGTAAATATGATAACAGGAATGACAAGTGCTTGAGCAGCACAGCTGCACATGTCTTAAAGACatcctattacattacattacacttaactgacacttttttttttgaacctacaaccctctgaacgcgagtccatctccttaaccactaggtcacggctgcccaGGCATGCATAACAACACAAAGCCAAGATAATGATATTCACTTGTTCACAGTGCATTGATATTTGCGGCCCAGGTTCTGGAAATCGGATCCAATCATTATCCATTCATGGTCTTTACTGCTGCTTGGGATTTCTTTCAGCATACAGTAAGTTATCCTACAGGAGGATGTAATGCAGGCACTGTATTCTTAAAGGagcacttcagtcaatttcaatatgctgttgtattgctcacgctacccttgacttgtcactgtcagtacccggtgatgccacatttttcggctcagccctttccaagatatgagctattctaatgggggtagcgtttgtttacattattaaaaaataatataggcctactccaaatattttcccaaaaggtaacgctgtttgctagttgtctgctgatgttgtataaccttttggatgtttttgggaataaataaaaatgttttttgaaatgtaaacaaagcgctgcccccattacaatgaccaggatctcggaaaaggctaaagaagaaaaaaaaactcagatactgacaagtccagggtagtgtgagcattacaactgcatgttgaaaaaaTTGACTTAAGTTATTCTTTAATGCATATACCTTCATCCAGAAGTGTGTTGTTGGATTCTGTCACGTTGGAACAGAGGTCCTCGAAGTAACCGTCCGCTTTCAGGACGAACACCAGCGAGGCCCAACCAAACACAACGCCAGCAAAGCAGAGGCATTCCAGCAGCCCTGACACCAAAGTCAGTCTGTACTTCAGTCTTGTCCCGGAGGCGCATCCAAGCATCCTGTCTAACTAAGTGTCTAAAAAATTCCCTGGTTCTAAACTACAACCTGTAGTTTTGTGGAAGTCTTCCCCTCAAGAAGATGTTTCAAGTGTCCACAAAAACAGGAGGACACAATGTTATCAAGGCGGTTAGTTAAATAATGGTGGGCCTACCATGTACTAATAGACATTGTGCCATAACATGAATAATCCTTAAAATTACATTTGTTTAGAGAATTTACATTTGTGATTTGAAAATAGGCTATACTCCACGGTCACCCTGGCTTCGTACTATCATAGTCTTTTCCTGAGCTGCAGAACCACTTCCTTATCACAACATGAGTCTCTCAAACTGGTGACTGTAGAACCACTTCCCTATCACAACATAACGGCTCTCTCAAACTGGTGTGAGTGTCTCAAAGGTCTGTCTAGACAGACATGGACATTGTTGCATCAGTTGACCTGTAGAAGGATATAAAACCGACAAATAATAAGAATGTAAGGCAAGTCGATGCTACAAAATggcatggtaggcctacattcaagGAAAAACTTTTGCTGaaacacatgtgcgcacatgcacacaaattcgTAAATtcagcagtgttgggcaagttactcaaaaacagtaatgcaatactgattacatgttcctgtcttttcaaaataatcccttacactacaatattgttataatatttaaaatgtaaggtgacactacttttgcattaggcctactttagttactttcaccGAAAGAACTTTAGGCCTAGATATGGATCTGGCCATTTAttgcagtgtaaatcaagctcatgagtcatgacttccCATCCcattcaggaatagcttctttctgacccataccactaaaatccaggatattgcaatgcattgtaacttaaggatagcattgtaactaagtaaatattacagatttttgccctgtgaTGCCTTGAATTACTGCATTAAGGCCTACAgctaaaagtaatgcattacagtaattaattacttttgtattGCGTTATGCCCAACACTGAAATTCAGCAGTGTTGATTCAATAGCCTACGTGGAGAGTAGGCCTTCCAACACTACAGGTGTTGATTTCAGCTCTAGAAGTGTTGAATGGGCAAATTTTACTGATCAGCATTATAGAAATGGATTGATTTTAAACTGTTGTATGTGCAGCTGGTGGGCCTATAACGCACAGAAATAGGCTTTGTAGCAAGCAGCAATACGGcagcatgtaggcctagttgtagcaagtgaagtgatgtgatgtggtCGTTTCGTATAGCCTACTTAGTTAGGCTATATATTTCTTTTTGACCGACGGCAACAGTCAAGCCACGAAAAACATCGCTATGTAACAAAAAATAGACTAGATAAATACATGTTAGGCTACTTACAGGATTTTGTCTGTCAGAAGGAAAAAAGATATCTCCGTTTCGACGTAGCTCCCTTTTCAAATCGCCAACCTAGTGTCTGCACACCTGCAACTGACCATTTATCCAAAACTGCGCTCACATTGTTGATAACAGGCCTAATAAATCGCGCTGAACTCTGTGAGAAAAGAGGACCGGTCAGGGGCATGTCGCATAGTTGAAGAGAAGTTCAGACGTATTTTCTGTAACAATTGAAACGCGGCCAAGCAAACTGTCTTCTGAACAGTCGGCAGGGAGGCGCAAAATAGCCTAACACTAATCCAGATTAAAGTGACCCAACTATAATCTATTTTGGTCCTAACCTGTGGTGTTGACTCCATGAAAGAAAACATATCTAAATGACCCAGTACAATTTTTGTTTAGGCCTTTCTGCTAATTGGCCTCCGTTAAACCTACTTGAGCCAGCAACCATTAAAAGAATAAAACTAATATGAATAAAATGATAGCAGACCCACCCACACTTTACAAGTAGGCTACTCCATGATGCTGGGCTGGCTCGCAGTCGCTGTGACCAATAATTGTCAAAAAGACTTCCAAGGTAACTCgactgttttattattttatgtgtcatgaaaaaggtaacattagtgaatgggtaacatgaattctggaaataaacaacaaaaaatctcacacagtgtacctttagtaAGCATATATTATGATGTGGATGTGAAAACAATAAATGGTAATTTTGTTGTGAAAGGGTCTGCCATTTTGAGGCTTTTCTGCCCACCATCACGGCTTGATTTAATTTCTTTCCACTTAACTATTAGGCTGTTAGGGTGGcgcacacagttttttttaaccCTTTATTATCCTTGAAAAACCTGTAGGCGTGCTGGGTGACTACAGTCATGTAAATGTGCCATTTCTTGTTATGTTCCTGCTCTGGCCATACATGGAACACCCCATTCTACAGTCATAATTGGACGTGCATGCGCCGCTCATCTGTCCCTTTGCAGACTAATTTGCTAATGGCTACctttgaggaaaaaaaatgttaagtATTGCATGACAAGTACTTAAATCAAATCAACAGTAGTTTTTGTTTGTAGAATTACAGTAGCCCGTTTCCAAAATATGCAGTATGTTTGCAATAtcttatgtccaaaatgttgcatTCACCTGCCTGAAATGTATCTAATTAGACAGTAATACTACAGTAATACCACAGCAAAACTGGAGTTTTTAACTACACAGTACAACtcagtctctttttcctttcaaaagggaagagggctgtgctgtggCTCCACCCTTCGGTGTGTCTTAAGGTGCTGGTCCAGGTGACTCTTGCGGATGAAGCAGCGCCTGCACACCTCACAGGCGTGCGGACGGTCACCCGTGTGGGACCTCTCGTGCCTCTTCAGGTGGCTCATGCGCATGAAGCTGAAGCCACAGATGCCGCAGCGGTACGGCCGCTCCTTGGTGTGCTTGGGCATGTGCCGCTTCAGCTGGCTGAGGTACGGGAAGCCCTGCTCACAGTACCTGCACATGTAGCGCCTCTGCCTGTCCGAGCCGTTTGGCCTCTGTGTGGCTTCCCCGgctgccacccccaccacctctccGCCACCATGGTCCGCCGTAAACCCGAGTGCCAGAGATGCTTTCTCAGCAGGGGTGTGGTGGAGGTCCATGGGCAGAGCGGCGGAGTAATTTTGGGACGGGTTGGCTTCACAGTAGGACAGACTCTGTAGGAAGTGGTCTGGCAAGGGATTGTCCAAGGTTCCCATGTGGCTGTCTGTGGATTTCTGTGACTCCAGATCCGAGCTTGAGCCTCTGCCCTCTGGCTCCACCTGGTGGCCGCTCTGCAGTGGACTCAGTGGATGCTGGAGTAAGATGCCATGGGGACCGCTGTCTGCCCCATCCTCTGCTCCTGAGCTCAGCATACAGGTGTGTCGCCTCTCCATTTTTATGCTGCATACCTGTGCTTGCCCTGTTGTTGGAAAGACAACAGGAAAAATGTTGGGAACATTAAAGAAAACTATCACACATCACTCAGAACCCTTCTTTGCTGAAGAATACAAATATGTGTACAGTACAGGTAGAGAGTTATGGATTACTTTTAGATTGACTCTATAGAATAATACATCCGTTTATTATAACTCAGTCCTATATTTCAGGGCTTGACAGTAACTTTGTGTTCTCTTATTTTTCTGTTGCTGTACGTCATATACCCAAGCATACGTAAGTGACCTGCCAAAGTGGCTTGTGATACTGAAATTATTATTAGCCAGCCAGGTtttactagcctggcgacgccatcctatgtactctaaccaaagattttggctccgcacctagtctggcaaaagcctccaagcTCTATTCgttcactgtttagccaatcagcaaacacttgagagtggtgatgcagaactcacccatgaaatctgttactgattggttaaggtaactatattcacacttttgttttgctacgctatatcgtaacaatcatgctaataaagcaaaatatgggttttaatttgaattccaaactccaatgaatttaaatggcagagtaagatcagaccatctgaCCCACCCTCCAGAGATGGATTCCTCTTTGCATTTGCCAGattgtttgacggagtcaacagtcgcttttgCCCATGCTAAGGTTTTACTCCTTTTTGACTGGTTGGcagtagagtgtggctcgggccgtttttttctgttcgagcccggccctcagccgacagaaaagtgatcgacaccgacccgagcccgagactaattaaaatgttagtgtccgaacccgtccgaagcccgagaccactgtaataacaacagaacctgtgcgcaagcaagattttctatgtgggctcctccatactcaaaatagcacgtgataaatagccaggataggcaaagacgttaggatgaggcaatttgcagtagcctaatttagttacacacgcatagtaagtataaacacacacacacacacacacacacacacatacacgtgacagcgcagcttatgtttctatgtacgagttattgagcttgtgaaggatggttgcctgatggtcttgttaacttattatttataaaaatgcgacatcgccgacagcactgagttatatcagctgtcaatcaatgccgtgcggagagagagagagagaaagcgagatagagagaaagtttaagtttccaacttgctgcagcattccaacgggactccgcgtgctttattcgcgctctgcttgccttcattgcccgtttgacagcgccaggttaaactgaaaatgaacagcgatttgggaggtggtcaccaagcaatctgcgcgagagagttacaccaggcgcgaaaatgaacagcgatttgcgatgtggtcaccaacaatgcaatctgcgcgagagagttacaccaggcgcgtgcacgcatcattcacaatgtatgatggaattactcgtttgatgtggacaagataatttattggtctccgccattgagtgtggtggcgttgttgtgaaggatgtttgccgaattaggttaagtttcggcgctcttttctctgctgatagacgaccccagccagaatgtaaagccgtctattcttaaaacaatgcaaaacgccaccaatgaaaatgtgaacaaacgtccataaaaatgacagccaatgcattttcaaataagatctgtgattgattttcgcggctcacttctgaggggaaatgtggcttgctgcttgcccgagtcaaatttgtcagtaggctaaataaacaacgacgcatggggtgccgggtcagccagatggaaaaaaagagatcttgatgtagacgtgcccatagccttgcctacttggcgtgatgcagatgactgtgctacgagttcattgaatatgtatgtaggcatggcagattttaaatgcaggtctgttgattgtgttgggctataatattttttctataaccttgcgagccgccaagtcaggcgtctcgcgagctgcgcaatgagtaacagggctataagctaaccccgaagaacagtagcctgtttggccctccaagagaatgccatttcccctgatgtccatgcggtcaatataaaatcaggaaaggttgcacgcacatagttacaactgtagcctacagtaaaagtgacaccaattaagaacctactgtacgtgaaggacatgacatgtcacagcggacaaaatagtaacaggaaacctctcagcccctaccttacactccacgtagcgtgtgtgtcttcttagttatccatattatggtccttgctagccccatgctggaaatgtaatccttggcgaacaatgcagtgacaaacttcgtcattttatgttcaacattcaagacagcctcgaaggcatggcctacactaggcctacagcaaaagaccatgcgttcactgacaacagttgatttggcaagcaagttcactcggcatccctgctcggctgactcggagtgggcgtccaaatgttgccactggtaactggcgcgtgcatacagccaataataatcactggcacagtagcctaccaacattttcatttatgcatattaaattacttattttttattaacaaaactgccgtttgcatgaactgaaacgtttcctctggttgcttacaattttcacaatgtctgtttgcttcaagcccgagcccgacccgagtccgacagatattctatttttgttgtccgagtccggcccggcccgtcgggttccgaccaggcccgtcgggcttcggtcgggttgccatgctctggttggcaggtgccactgTCAAGCCCTGCTACATCCATTTTAGAAAGGCCCTCCATCCATTACCTTCTCTCCAGCTCCCATCTGGTGCAGGGGGTGTGAGCACTATGGTATCATCCACCTGTATCTCCTGTTTAATGCTGCATGGCAGATGTCTGTTGCACTCCTCTTTTGTTGTGGAACTGGTCTATTGAGAAGAAATTCAGTTCCTGAATGCTGAATTAGATGATTTGTAATTTGAGGATTTATTGTTATTGAATAACAACAGTGCAAATGGTaaacagggctttttctgaacagggaaataggggcgctccaccctcatacctctgcgggtgcgccctcatacttaaaaaaaaaaaaatatatatatatttgagcacccctagtaaatttctcaaTCACGGGGGACACACCCccgcgccattgagggctgccccctagcacgggtgagccataaatgcaatttcgttgtgtgcagagttaacttgtgtgctgtggagtgctgtgtcacaatgacaatgggagtttcccaatgggctttcactaacaGAAAAGTTTTTGAAGGATTTGCTGGTGGCAAGGACAGACAAATGAaagataaagccatgccttctgagaCAAAGCCAACgcgtgctctcccagacctagcagtggggctcacaaagctgtgcggaaagGTCAGACGAGAGTCAGGCAACGCTCAAAATCAAAGCCAAAAATCTGCATAATGCACAATATTTGTTGTTTCATTTGGAATCCATTGGTGTCATAAGGACGAATATTTTGAGGCATCCCAACATTTATGGACCTGACTGCATACATTTCAAATTAATAAGTGCCCATTATTTATATCCTATAATAACTTTGGATTAAATTAATCCaaagttattacagggtattggttggttCCTGGAGAAATGAAGGGTTAGGTACTGGTACCTTGCTCAAAGGCAATTCAGCTATTATACAAGTTAGGGATTCCAACTGGCAATGGTCTCtaaaccaactccctaaccattcggCTACGACTTCCTAACAGACAtcatgcatctgtctgtgtgtactagGCATCGGAGACATCTGTTCCAGTGATATAAGAACTCAACCTGTACAAACATCAATGGCAACACCAGTAATAGGTTGTCTTTTGTGTTCATTTGTTGTTGGAAAACAGGCCAATGCATATAATGGATAATGTGGTCAAATACTGTATATCTAATAATTATGCAGGCAATGCAAGATCAATCATttaatcattcaatcatttaAACCTCATCCAGTCGTAGGTATACTAGAAAAACACATTCTGAAATAAGGGCTTACATGAGCTTGTGCACAAACTTGCAGCTGTTGATAAGTTTCTGGGGATAACCTCAAGTCTGTCCACCCAGAGACGGGCTGCTGCAAAGTGGTCTGCCCCGTCATGTCCTTGTCTCTGTTTTCTGGAGAAAGAGCAGCAGTTAGAAAAAAATAACACTTGCAGCTATTCAGTTGTGCAAATATCCATGCACATTTCTCCACAGTTGCAAATTACTCCCATTTTTACAAAAGAGGATCTCAACGAAGTGTTACGTAGGTAGGTTGGAGTCTGAGAGGAACCAGTTGCTGGAACTGAAAGGAAAAGTTAGCGTGGTCATTATGTATCTATTCTAGCTTGAAATGTAGCAAAATCAGACTTACGATACAAAGCTATATCACACTGGAGTTGAACAGTTTCCTGGTCATTCCTGTCGTTTACGCTTTCCTGTCTTTTCCCGATAGCTCCCGTGAATTCATTTTGAGATCCAGGAAGACCTCTGTCATCGGTCAGTTTGGTGTTACTCGTTGTAACTTCATTTTCAGCCCGACATCGAGATATTTCTAGAATCGAGGCTGTGTAGTCCTCCATTAATTTACCGATGTCTGCCACAGCAGACTTCACCAGAACCTCCATGATGGAGGACAGTTGACTGTAGAAAACCTCCAGCTCTAACATTATGTGCACTGGAAATGACAGTAGATGCTACGCTACGAGACAATGCCAGAACACAAGAAGCATTGACTAGCATCGAGCTTTCTCATTGATTGTCCCGTATGTTGATTAGGAGGTCACTACAATCAATCCCGTCAGTATAACAGACAAGCTCCCAGGCAGGTTTTTCATAGGTCACCGCTATTCGGGACAATACGGTGCTCTGGTAACTTATTTGTGTTATTTTAGCAATGGCGTCATTCGATCCCCAATTGTGTCCTAAATTATAACAATTTTAGATGTTCTAATAACTGGTAAAAGCAGTCATCATGTGAAACACCCATTGAACAATGGTAATTGATTGTAGACATTACACAATAGGCTTTCTAATGACAAAAGgagcatcacccccccccccctttattttttattacagtaTTATTGTTTAATACTATTGTATATCATTATTTTTGTTGGTGGCAGAATTATGATTGAGTAAACAAGCAATGCGCCACACTGTGGATTGCTAATATAACATGCATTTCCTTGCACGGTGCCAGGCTTCATCgcgtctactgtaggcctatgcctatgtaGTCAGTGTCTGTGTTAAAGTTGGAACTGGACTTAAGCTGCTGCTGCCATACCTGGTGTTACATGTGGAATAAAACTATTGTAGTGAAATGGTATGCTGAAAACAAGCCATTCAGCTTCGCCAACAAATATAGAAGAATTTGAGACAGAATTAAGTCCCTGGACATCGCGGTGACCAGAGGGAAAAAAACGTGTCCCTGCTTGACGCGACACCAGCAAACACAATGGACTGTCAGTCGTTTACCGTAAACATTCGACTAGAAGAAAACACTAAATTTCCCGAAGTCCAGTTACTTTTGTCGACAAATAACTGACGTCACTTGCAAGCAGTGACTTAATATTCATGAAAGGCATCCTTGACTGGCATGTCCCATCACAGACATCCTATAGACATTTGTGTGTCCCATATGCCAGCAACCACGACTAGTGTCCACCTGAAATTAAAGTAAAATTATAGCAATAATGACCAGTTATTTGAGTTGAGTGAGAGAGCTATGGAGAACAGTGGTCATAATGTCAGCCTCTCTCAATCTTCCCGAGCTAAAATGCTTTTATTAGATCAGTGTCTGGGATTCCATTTAGGATGAGTTTGAATTGCAGGATGTTGTTAAGGGGCCATCAAGCCAGCCAGTCCGGCTCCCATTTACGCATATCTGTTTTTTTGGTATCTGGTAAGAAGGCAAGGTATTTACCTTCATTGCTTAACACTATACAAATGAAATTAAAGTCAATCGTTCagtttttttctctcaaaaagaCGGCACCAGGCATCTGTTTTTAAACAGACATTACCATCTAGTATCTAGTGCATCTAGTGCAACTACTGCCTACTAGTGCATCTTAATTACTGTATTTCATGCCTTTCTTGCATTGACTACCAGCTTGTTGCATCTAGCTATACTGCCACATGATACTTTTGTGGTATTTCACTTGTAATTTTCCTACTGATTTGCAAAGTATGCCTCGCCTGATTATCTACTGCCCATTGGGAGAGTTCTCAAAACTTTCCACCAAGCTAATGGAGATACAGCCCACAACTACTGTTTTAAGAAATTGttcaatgtgtgtacatgtaggtTATCGacaattatgtcagccatctctGATGCCTGGCAAAAGTATTCAAACAACCTAACGATTACATTTTGCAAAGTGCTATCAGATCACAGCCACACCACAATATCCACCATGCTGAACTGATATTTGATCTTAAAATAAGCCTAGATTGCATTCACACAGAAAATGCAAAGGTGGATGCAAGGTTTGTGATCACCTAGGCCTATGGCACATATCTGAGAGGGGAGTACAACATAGAGATCAGTCTATTCATTTCAATGTGACAAAACAGAACagaggggaaaaaggggaaaatgaCTGAACATTTTTAAATAGAAAATGGGGAGCACAAAATAATATACACGTATGAAGACCAAAAATGTGCTGTGCATAGGCTTACCAATGCTTTATATGTCTGTACAACATGTGCCTTCCTAAATCAAAGGAGATAAACCTGCGAACAGTCAAGGCCTTGTCTTTTGGTCATTAATAACGTTTGTGCTATATGTGTTTATTGCAATGTGCAATAAAGTGTATAGTGTCTGTTTTGTATCTGTGTATTGTCAGCTGCCAGACACCTTAGTTTCCCTCTGGatgaataaaagtactctactacgCTATTTGGGTATGTGAACTGAATGTTGTACTCAAGTGTATGcttatatgtttactgcaatgtgcaataacaGGCCTATTGTGTCTTCGTGTATGTTTTAtatctgtgtatttatgtaagctgtcagacaccttaatttcccccgggCTTATAAAATTACTTggtctaggcctacatttaaatctTAATCAGGGTAAAATTTTGCTTTAGAGGTAGTAACCCAAGTTCTTCGATAGACAGCAGaatttcagggggaaaaaagagagatatgCATGAATTGCATGGATGTAGCCTAGTACAATGAGAAGGCTACCATTTTTTTAGGAAATGAGGAGAAGTAAAATGGGGCAAGCACACTATACAAACTTTCATTGAGAGGTGACACCACAAATCCGAGAGCGACTTGCTCTTGTCCCTTAACGTTACAGTAGTCTacatgtgggtcatttcacgtgaaatcagacactttgggactcgaccaacacggatttcaatcacacttgctgtgcctgtttagtagcaaggtagcacccaagaactgcatttttgtgaatctgacaccaatattaacttaacctttaagggagaaacagactagcgaaggtttatatgagggtaggacactatgcattcagccttgattatatccgtcagtgtaagtcacaaaaatatatccgtggtgttattggaaagctcttttctggctctacaaattacacaacagcatggaacacaacaaccctcagaatatgaattatcataaattgaaaaattaaaaactgAATATCAAaaattttatattttaaaatggccagttccttgtcttgtcccaaagtgtctgatttcacgtgaaatgacccatgtgcCAGTTTCAACTATTTACCACATGACCAGCAC
This genomic interval from Engraulis encrasicolus isolate BLACKSEA-1 chromosome 16, IST_EnEncr_1.0, whole genome shotgun sequence contains the following:
- the LOC134465505 gene encoding zinc finger and SCAN domain-containing protein 22-like isoform X3; translated protein: MERRHTCMLSSGAEDGADSGPHGILLQHPLSPLQSGHQVEPEGRGSSSDLESQKSTDSHMGTLDNPLPDHFLQSLSYCEANPSQNYSAALPMDLHHTPAEKASLALGFTADHGGGEVVGVAAGEATQRPNGSDRQRRYMCRYCEQGFPYLSQLKRHMPKHTKERPYRCGICGFSFMRMSHLKRHERSHTGDRPHACEVCRRCFIRKSHLDQHLKTHRRVEPQHSPLPF
- the LOC134465505 gene encoding B-cell CLL/lymphoma 6 member B protein-like isoform X1, whose protein sequence is MLELEVFYSQLSSIMEVLVKSAVADIGKLMEDYTASILEISRCRAENEVTTSNTKLTDDRGLPGSQNEFTGAIGKRQESVNDRNDQETVQLQCDIALYQNRDKDMTGQTTLQQPVSGWTDLRLSPETYQQLQVCAQAHTSSTTKEECNRHLPCSIKQEIQVDDTIVLTPPAPDGSWREGQAQVCSIKMERRHTCMLSSGAEDGADSGPHGILLQHPLSPLQSGHQVEPEGRGSSSDLESQKSTDSHMGTLDNPLPDHFLQSLSYCEANPSQNYSAALPMDLHHTPAEKASLALGFTADHGGGEVVGVAAGEATQRPNGSDRQRRYMCRYCEQGFPYLSQLKRHMPKHTKERPYRCGICGFSFMRMSHLKRHERSHTGDRPHACEVCRRCFIRKSHLDQHLKTHRRVEPQHSPLPF
- the LOC134465505 gene encoding zinc finger and SCAN domain-containing protein 22-like isoform X2, yielding MTGQTTLQQPVSGWTDLRLSPETYQQLQVCAQAHTSSTTKEECNRHLPCSIKQEIQVDDTIVLTPPAPDGSWREGQAQVCSIKMERRHTCMLSSGAEDGADSGPHGILLQHPLSPLQSGHQVEPEGRGSSSDLESQKSTDSHMGTLDNPLPDHFLQSLSYCEANPSQNYSAALPMDLHHTPAEKASLALGFTADHGGGEVVGVAAGEATQRPNGSDRQRRYMCRYCEQGFPYLSQLKRHMPKHTKERPYRCGICGFSFMRMSHLKRHERSHTGDRPHACEVCRRCFIRKSHLDQHLKTHRRVEPQHSPLPF